From a single Rhizobium lusitanum genomic region:
- a CDS encoding sensor histidine kinase: protein MKKLHFPRASIGAYLIAIALAIALPILAFVALLLVQLENNERDVLKRDAVQDAQALGRTIDRQLQDMATTLRLLSSSPELEHNDIATFFYRTETVLRTDSLFVLVLEKDGQMRLNTRWPLSTSLGKTGNMAALQSALNSGRIEASDVFVGSKIHRWVYNVTLPLDHSPAGAALAMTQDAADLAKLVTTDALAPGWSAAVIDSSGHIVAASGPANLSPGDPFNKDILPKLIASSGVYQDENILPHSLLGYAQIPGWSWKAVVWGPVASAQASLMSTWRFLIYGGVTLLLVALIAVYALARQVRTTIRSVAEMAERMGRGEIVSPVETSVIEANQVAIALSNASFDRSETEDRLHFVMHELVHRTKNLLALAQAMTRQLARQTDSVDTFQRAVADRLEGLARSIEVLTSEQWSGVSLRRVIDIHLATFLQAPQQLDIDGQDFVLKPEAVQNLGLVLHELATNSVKYGALSAPEGKIAIEWTNLDGDIGPMIQFTWTESGGPPVKSPTATGFGTTVTKAHAAAAFGGNVEVDFRPTGLVWVLNALRSTMERERERT from the coding sequence TCTTGCTGGTCCAGCTCGAGAACAACGAGCGCGACGTATTGAAGCGCGACGCGGTTCAGGACGCGCAGGCGCTGGGCCGTACCATTGACCGGCAATTGCAGGATATGGCGACAACTCTGCGGTTGCTCTCCTCCTCGCCGGAGTTGGAACACAACGATATAGCCACCTTCTTCTACCGGACGGAGACGGTACTGCGTACCGATTCGCTGTTTGTCCTGGTCTTGGAAAAGGACGGCCAGATGCGACTGAATACGCGATGGCCACTCAGTACGTCGCTTGGCAAGACCGGCAATATGGCGGCGCTGCAATCGGCGCTCAACTCGGGACGCATCGAAGCTTCGGATGTCTTCGTCGGATCCAAAATCCACCGCTGGGTTTATAATGTCACCCTGCCACTCGACCATTCGCCGGCCGGCGCCGCCCTGGCCATGACGCAGGATGCCGCCGATCTCGCCAAGCTCGTCACGACAGACGCCCTTGCCCCTGGTTGGTCGGCCGCGGTCATCGACAGTTCCGGCCATATCGTCGCCGCCAGCGGCCCCGCAAATCTCTCTCCCGGCGATCCGTTCAACAAGGACATTCTGCCGAAACTGATCGCCTCGAGCGGCGTCTATCAGGATGAGAATATCCTGCCGCACTCTTTGCTCGGCTATGCGCAGATTCCCGGCTGGTCCTGGAAAGCCGTCGTATGGGGACCTGTCGCCTCCGCGCAGGCGTCGCTGATGAGCACCTGGCGCTTCCTGATCTATGGTGGCGTCACTCTGCTCCTGGTCGCGCTGATTGCCGTCTATGCGCTGGCCCGCCAGGTGCGTACCACCATACGGAGCGTCGCCGAGATGGCCGAACGCATGGGCCGCGGTGAGATCGTTTCACCGGTCGAAACCAGCGTCATCGAGGCCAATCAGGTCGCCATAGCGCTGTCCAACGCCTCCTTCGATCGTAGCGAAACGGAGGACCGGCTGCATTTCGTCATGCACGAGCTCGTCCACCGCACCAAGAACCTGCTGGCGCTCGCCCAGGCGATGACCCGCCAGCTCGCCCGGCAAACCGACAGCGTCGATACCTTTCAACGCGCCGTCGCCGACCGGTTGGAGGGACTGGCGCGGTCGATCGAGGTGCTGACCAGCGAACAATGGTCGGGCGTATCCTTGCGACGGGTGATCGACATTCATCTGGCCACCTTCCTGCAAGCACCACAGCAGCTCGACATCGATGGTCAGGATTTTGTCTTGAAGCCGGAAGCCGTGCAGAATCTCGGACTGGTGCTGCATGAACTGGCGACGAATTCGGTGAAATACGGCGCGCTTTCCGCGCCCGAGGGCAAGATCGCCATCGAGTGGACGAATCTCGACGGCGATATCGGACCGATGATCCAGTTCACCTGGACGGAAAGCGGCGGCCCGCCGGTCAAGTCACCGACCGCCACAGGCTTCGGCACCACCGTCACCAAGGCCCATGCGGCGGCAGCCTTCGGCGGCAATGTCGAGGTCGACTTCCGGCCAACGGGCCTCGTCTGGGTGCTGAACGCCCTGCGCAGCACCATGGAGCGCGAGCGAGAGCGGACGTGA
- a CDS encoding NAD(P)(+) transhydrogenase (Re/Si-specific) subunit beta, whose amino-acid sequence MSNIAAFLYLVSGVLFILALRGLSHPATSRRGNLYGMIGMGIAIATTLVLATPSFGGLVLIVLGLAIGGGAGAYIARVIPMTSMPQLVAGFHSLVGLAAVLVAASALYTPSSFGIGNIGSIHTEARIEMAIGVAIGALTFTGSIIAFLKLDGRMSGKPILLPYRHLINAALLALILFFMVGLAISESHFDFWAIVVLALALGVLLIVPIGGADMPVVVSMLNSYSGWAAAGIGFTLGNLALIITGALVGSSGAILSYIMCKGMNRSFVSVILGGFGGEASTGGTDNSDKTVKLGSAEDAAYLMANASKVIIVPGYGMAVAQAQHALREMADRLKAHGVDVKYAIHPVAGRMPGHMNVLLAEANVPYDEVFELEDINSELAQADVAYVIGANDVTNPAARDDKTSPIYGMPILDVDKAKTCLFVKRSLGSGYAGIDNTLFYKDGTMMLLGDAKKVTEAIVKAMNE is encoded by the coding sequence CTGAGCAATATCGCGGCCTTCCTCTATCTCGTTTCCGGCGTGCTGTTCATTCTGGCGCTGCGCGGCCTGTCGCATCCGGCCACCAGCCGCCGCGGCAATCTCTACGGCATGATCGGTATGGGCATCGCCATCGCCACGACGCTGGTATTGGCGACGCCGTCCTTCGGCGGACTGGTGCTGATCGTCCTTGGCCTTGCCATCGGCGGCGGAGCAGGGGCCTATATTGCCCGTGTCATCCCGATGACCTCGATGCCGCAGCTCGTGGCCGGCTTCCACTCGCTGGTCGGTCTGGCGGCCGTGCTGGTTGCGGCTTCGGCGCTTTACACACCGTCTTCCTTCGGCATTGGCAATATCGGCTCGATCCATACCGAGGCGCGCATCGAAATGGCGATCGGTGTCGCCATCGGCGCGCTGACCTTCACCGGCTCGATCATCGCCTTCCTGAAACTCGATGGTCGCATGTCCGGCAAGCCGATCCTGCTGCCCTATCGTCATCTCATCAATGCGGCGCTGCTGGCGCTGATCCTGTTCTTCATGGTGGGCCTGGCGATCAGCGAGAGCCATTTCGATTTCTGGGCGATCGTCGTCCTGGCGCTGGCGCTCGGCGTGCTTCTGATCGTGCCGATCGGCGGCGCCGACATGCCGGTCGTGGTCTCGATGCTGAATTCCTATTCCGGCTGGGCCGCGGCGGGCATCGGCTTCACGCTCGGCAATCTGGCGCTGATCATCACCGGCGCGCTGGTCGGCTCCTCCGGCGCGATCCTGTCCTACATCATGTGCAAGGGCATGAATCGCTCCTTCGTCTCCGTCATTCTCGGCGGCTTCGGCGGTGAGGCTTCTACCGGCGGCACTGACAACAGCGACAAGACGGTCAAGCTCGGCTCGGCCGAAGATGCCGCCTATCTGATGGCGAATGCCTCAAAGGTTATCATCGTGCCGGGCTATGGCATGGCGGTGGCGCAGGCGCAGCATGCGCTGCGCGAGATGGCCGATCGCCTGAAGGCCCATGGTGTCGACGTGAAATATGCCATCCATCCGGTCGCCGGCCGCATGCCCGGCCACATGAACGTGCTGCTCGCCGAGGCCAACGTGCCCTATGACGAGGTGTTCGAGCTTGAGGACATCAATTCGGAACTGGCCCAGGCCGATGTCGCCTATGTCATTGGCGCCAACGACGTCACCAATCCGGCCGCGCGTGACGACAAGACCTCACCGATCTACGGCATGCCGATCCTCGATGTCGACAAGGCCAAGACCTGCCTCTTCGTCAAGCGCTCCCTCGGCTCCGGCTATGCCGGCATCGACAATACGCTGTTCTACAAGGACGGCACGATGATGCTGCTCGGCGACGCCAAGAAGGTGACGGAAGCTATCGTCAAGGCGATGAACGAGTAA
- a CDS encoding NAD(P) transhydrogenase subunit alpha has translation MASQAIDQALQQLNDAVTAVRTAAAQAPETVSAVSGGAIDPFVFQLAIFVLAIFVGYYVVWSVTPALHTPLMAVTNAISSVIVVGALLAVGISASGLATGFGFVALVLVSVNIVGGFLVTQRMLAMYKKKEK, from the coding sequence ATGGCCAGCCAGGCAATAGATCAAGCGCTCCAACAATTGAATGACGCCGTGACTGCGGTGAGGACCGCCGCAGCGCAGGCCCCCGAGACCGTCAGTGCAGTCTCCGGCGGCGCGATCGATCCCTTCGTTTTCCAGCTGGCCATCTTCGTGCTGGCGATCTTCGTGGGCTATTATGTCGTCTGGTCGGTAACGCCGGCCCTGCATACGCCGCTGATGGCGGTGACGAACGCGATCTCCTCGGTCATCGTCGTCGGCGCGCTCCTGGCGGTCGGCATTTCCGCGAGTGGGCTTGCCACGGGCTTTGGCTTCGTGGCGCTGGTGCTTGTCTCGGTCAATATCGTCGGCGGCTTCCTTGTCACCCAGCGCATGCTGGCGATGTACAAGAAGAAAGAGAAGTGA
- a CDS encoding Re/Si-specific NAD(P)(+) transhydrogenase subunit alpha — translation MGNLVFVAKETVGDETRVAASVETVKKMKGLGFDVVVEAGAGALSRIPDGEYEAIGARIGAVKDAKRADVVLKVRRPTPKEITGYKRGAIVIAIMDPYGNEAALVEMAKAGLTSFAMELMPRITRAQSMDVLSSQANLAGYQAVIEAAAVYDRALPMMMTAAGTVPAARVFVMGAGVAGLQAIATARRLGAQVSATDVRPAAKEQVASLGAKFIAVEDEEFKAAETAGGYAKEMSRDYQARQAALVAEHISKQDIVITTALIPGRPAPRLVSREMLKAMRPGAVAVDLAVERGGNIEGAKFGEVADVEGVKVVGYANMAGRVAASASALYAKNLVTFLETMVDKDSKSLGLNRADELIKATMLTDGGEVVHPNFVDPDQPTVNKGDV, via the coding sequence TTGGGCAATCTGGTTTTCGTCGCCAAGGAGACCGTGGGGGATGAAACGCGCGTCGCGGCATCCGTCGAAACGGTGAAGAAAATGAAAGGCCTCGGCTTCGATGTCGTGGTGGAAGCGGGTGCTGGCGCCTTGTCGCGCATTCCGGATGGCGAATACGAAGCCATCGGCGCGCGCATCGGTGCCGTCAAGGATGCCAAGCGGGCCGATGTCGTCCTCAAGGTGCGGCGGCCGACACCCAAGGAAATTACCGGCTACAAGCGCGGCGCCATCGTCATCGCCATCATGGATCCCTATGGCAACGAAGCAGCCTTGGTCGAAATGGCGAAGGCCGGGCTGACCAGCTTCGCCATGGAGTTGATGCCGCGCATTACCCGCGCGCAGTCGATGGATGTTCTATCGTCGCAGGCCAATCTTGCCGGCTATCAGGCGGTGATCGAGGCGGCTGCCGTTTATGACAGGGCGCTGCCGATGATGATGACGGCGGCGGGCACTGTGCCGGCGGCAAGGGTTTTCGTCATGGGCGCGGGTGTTGCCGGCCTGCAGGCGATTGCGACGGCACGACGACTTGGCGCGCAAGTGTCGGCGACGGATGTTCGTCCGGCCGCCAAGGAGCAGGTCGCCTCGCTCGGCGCGAAATTCATTGCCGTCGAGGATGAAGAGTTCAAGGCGGCGGAAACAGCCGGTGGCTACGCCAAGGAAATGTCGCGGGATTATCAGGCCAGGCAGGCCGCTCTCGTGGCCGAGCATATCTCCAAGCAGGATATCGTCATTACCACGGCTCTGATCCCCGGCCGCCCGGCGCCGCGGCTCGTCAGCCGCGAGATGCTGAAGGCGATGCGGCCCGGTGCCGTTGCCGTCGATCTCGCCGTCGAGCGCGGCGGCAATATCGAGGGCGCCAAATTCGGTGAGGTAGCCGATGTCGAAGGCGTCAAGGTGGTCGGCTATGCCAATATGGCCGGTCGCGTTGCTGCGAGCGCCTCTGCTCTCTACGCGAAGAACCTCGTCACCTTCCTGGAGACGATGGTGGACAAGGATAGCAAGAGCCTTGGGCTCAACCGCGCTGACGAGTTGATTAAGGCGACGATGCTGACCGATGGCGGCGAAGTCGTGCATCCGAATTTTGTCGACCCGGATCAGCCGACGGTCAACAAGGGAGATGTCTAA
- a CDS encoding aa3-type cytochrome c oxidase subunit IV, translating to MAEHHTGPIETGAPMDYKEHEKTYNGFIASAKVGSALIVALLIAMTAGFFGHAGLVGGFLIFLVLAFVGVFLAR from the coding sequence ATGGCCGAACATCATACCGGACCGATCGAAACCGGTGCTCCGATGGACTACAAGGAGCATGAGAAAACCTATAATGGGTTCATTGCTAGCGCCAAGGTCGGATCGGCGCTCATCGTCGCGCTGTTGATCGCGATGACGGCGGGTTTCTTCGGTCACGCCGGCCTGGTCGGCGGGTTTCTTATTTTCCTGGTTCTTGCATTCGTTGGCGTTTTTCTCGCACGATGA
- a CDS encoding putative bifunctional diguanylate cyclase/phosphodiesterase, with protein sequence MKPQNPNIVPTDVYLSFVGSLFGNRSTLLTGVLVHILSYTIVFLSTGAGIYLGFCLVLAIVFALRIHSFRQFDALDKSALSRADIARWETRYVLGATATTLILGVASGYAILIVQNPLAEFICIAVTMGSMVSILGRNYGSRKAIDLQTMACCLPIIIACLMSGQLYMAIVSVMLVPFGLTTRSMANGLREFLYKNVIASREISLIADRFDTALNNMTHGLFMLDADNRILVVNRKACELLNLTNPEQLRDCDFDVVLRYGVRHASIDGSLPGLIQQQIEQLVGGSLSRTLIELGEDLFLEFSASRRADGIVILIFEDVTARIRAERKILHMVRFDPLTGLPNREYFAELTKEKLAARVGDGCIGFLVLDVDDFKHVNDFKGHVTGDRLLVAIGARLREKAGDVALCARLVGDQFVLLFPNDDCAEDLDRRISALHAAMAGTYEVDDHSLRVSFSGGYVTMSSGEFRPEEWQIKADLALFDAKLRTKGGCSRFEEEMDARYIERQKLKSDLREAIETGTLHAVYQPMFTPDGHRIDCCEALARWVHPEKGSIPPDVFVQIAEEMGIVGGITRFMLNRACRDCATWPRSLSVSVNLSAQDLRSNDIVAVVAEALEASGLEPSRLHLEVTESCLMDEIASVRSILGDLRAKGITIAIDDFGTGFSSLSYLDSLPVDIVKIDRSFVHDITGDSRRFKLLCGIVDLSRALGLEIVIEGVETREQLALINQRGLADVIQGYVFSVPVAPAMVGEMIDNLDRNRPTLRQDILA encoded by the coding sequence ATGAAGCCTCAAAACCCGAACATCGTACCGACGGATGTTTATCTGTCGTTCGTCGGTTCGCTTTTCGGAAACCGTAGCACCTTGCTTACGGGGGTATTGGTTCATATCCTCAGCTATACCATTGTCTTCCTGAGCACGGGCGCCGGCATTTATCTTGGTTTCTGCCTTGTACTAGCCATCGTCTTCGCTCTTCGCATCCATTCGTTCCGGCAATTTGACGCGCTCGATAAAAGCGCCCTTTCACGCGCCGATATCGCGCGCTGGGAAACGCGCTATGTGCTCGGCGCGACGGCGACGACGCTGATCCTCGGTGTTGCCAGCGGTTATGCCATCCTGATCGTCCAGAATCCGCTGGCGGAATTCATCTGCATCGCGGTGACCATGGGATCAATGGTATCGATCCTCGGTCGCAATTACGGTTCACGGAAGGCGATCGACCTGCAGACCATGGCGTGCTGCCTGCCGATCATCATTGCCTGCCTGATGTCGGGACAGCTTTACATGGCAATCGTTTCCGTCATGCTGGTGCCCTTCGGATTGACGACGCGCTCCATGGCCAACGGCCTGCGTGAGTTTCTCTACAAGAACGTTATAGCGTCGCGCGAGATATCGCTGATCGCTGATCGGTTCGATACGGCGCTCAACAATATGACACATGGCCTGTTCATGCTGGATGCCGACAACCGCATCCTGGTGGTCAATCGAAAGGCTTGCGAACTCCTGAATCTGACGAATCCCGAGCAGCTCAGGGATTGCGATTTCGATGTCGTGTTGCGCTATGGCGTACGTCATGCCTCCATCGACGGTTCTCTTCCGGGCCTGATCCAGCAGCAGATCGAGCAGCTCGTCGGCGGTTCGCTGTCGCGCACGTTGATCGAGCTCGGCGAAGACCTGTTTCTGGAGTTTTCGGCGAGCCGTCGTGCCGATGGCATCGTCATCCTGATTTTCGAGGACGTCACCGCGCGCATCCGGGCCGAGCGCAAGATTCTGCATATGGTGCGTTTCGATCCACTGACGGGCCTGCCGAACCGTGAATATTTCGCCGAATTGACGAAGGAGAAGCTGGCCGCGCGCGTCGGCGACGGCTGCATCGGCTTTCTGGTTCTCGATGTCGACGATTTCAAGCATGTCAATGATTTCAAAGGACATGTGACCGGCGATCGGTTGCTGGTCGCCATCGGCGCGCGGCTGAGAGAAAAGGCGGGCGACGTGGCGCTTTGCGCGCGTCTGGTCGGGGATCAGTTCGTATTGCTCTTCCCGAACGATGACTGTGCCGAGGATCTGGATAGGCGCATATCCGCGCTGCATGCGGCGATGGCGGGTACTTACGAGGTGGATGATCATAGTCTGCGCGTCTCTTTCAGCGGTGGCTACGTGACCATGTCGAGCGGCGAGTTCCGTCCGGAAGAGTGGCAGATCAAGGCCGATTTGGCACTCTTCGATGCCAAGTTGCGGACGAAGGGCGGTTGCTCCAGGTTCGAAGAGGAGATGGACGCCCGTTACATCGAGCGGCAGAAGTTGAAGAGCGATCTGCGCGAGGCGATCGAGACCGGCACGCTGCATGCCGTCTATCAGCCGATGTTCACGCCGGATGGCCATCGCATCGATTGCTGCGAAGCGCTGGCGCGTTGGGTGCATCCGGAAAAGGGTTCTATCCCGCCCGATGTCTTCGTGCAGATCGCCGAGGAGATGGGAATCGTTGGTGGTATCACCCGCTTCATGCTCAACCGCGCCTGCCGGGATTGCGCCACCTGGCCCCGGTCTCTTTCGGTCTCGGTCAATCTCTCGGCACAGGACCTGCGCAGCAATGACATTGTCGCGGTCGTCGCGGAAGCGCTGGAGGCATCGGGTCTGGAGCCATCACGCCTGCATCTGGAGGTAACCGAAAGCTGCCTCATGGACGAGATTGCCAGCGTGCGTTCCATTCTTGGTGATCTCAGGGCCAAGGGCATCACCATTGCCATCGACGATTTCGGGACCGGCTTTTCCAGTCTCAGCTATCTCGATTCACTGCCGGTGGATATCGTCAAGATCGACCGCTCCTTCGTGCACGACATCACCGGCGACAGCCGCCGCTTCAAGCTCCTGTGCGGCATTGTCGATCTTTCACGCGCTCTCGGCCTGGAGATCGTCATCGAAGGCGTGGAGACGCGGGAACAGTTGGCGCTCATCAACCAACGCGGCCTGGCCGATGTGATCCAGGGTTATGTGTTCTCGGTTCCCGTGGCGCCGGCGATGGTCGGCGAGATGATAGACAATCTCGACCGCAATCGACCGACCCTGCGTCAGGATATCCTGGCCTGA
- a CDS encoding TRAP transporter substrate-binding protein, producing the protein MDRRSFIRRAGAVGAGAAASALASPAVAQEYPKITWRMTSSFPKSLDTIYGGAEDIATHVSDATNGNFVIQTYEAGAIVPGAQAADAVSAGTVEAAHTCSYYFWNKDPTYAIGTALPFGLNARLTNAWFYQGDGNKLMNEFYATQGILGLPAGNTGVQMGGWFRKEINTLDDLKGLKMRIAGLAGKVIEKIGVVPKQDIPASDIYDALDKGTLDAAEWVGPYDDLKLGFQKIAKYYYYPGWWEGGAVVHAFFNLEKWNALPKNYQAILADACAFANTNMLAKYDVKNPQALKDIVQQGVTLRPFSQEILEACFQAATGIYADLSKSNDYFKRIYEDQVAYKKDAYLWMQLSEYTFDTFMMIQQRAGKI; encoded by the coding sequence ATGGATCGCCGTTCGTTCATCAGACGGGCTGGAGCAGTTGGCGCGGGCGCAGCCGCCTCAGCGCTTGCCAGTCCGGCCGTCGCCCAGGAATATCCGAAGATCACCTGGCGGATGACGTCGTCCTTCCCGAAGAGCCTGGATACGATCTATGGCGGCGCGGAGGATATTGCGACGCATGTTTCGGATGCGACCAACGGCAATTTCGTCATCCAGACCTATGAAGCCGGCGCGATCGTCCCCGGTGCACAGGCGGCCGATGCGGTGAGCGCCGGCACGGTCGAGGCGGCGCATACCTGTTCCTACTATTTCTGGAACAAGGACCCGACCTACGCCATCGGCACGGCGCTGCCCTTTGGTCTCAATGCCCGGCTTACCAATGCCTGGTTCTATCAGGGCGATGGCAACAAGCTGATGAACGAGTTTTACGCCACGCAAGGTATTCTCGGCCTGCCCGCGGGCAATACCGGCGTGCAGATGGGTGGGTGGTTCCGTAAGGAAATCAATACGCTGGATGATCTCAAGGGTCTGAAGATGCGTATCGCCGGCCTTGCCGGCAAGGTGATCGAGAAGATCGGCGTCGTGCCTAAGCAGGATATCCCCGCCAGCGACATCTACGACGCGCTCGACAAGGGCACGCTCGACGCCGCTGAGTGGGTCGGTCCCTATGACGACCTGAAGCTCGGCTTCCAGAAGATCGCCAAATATTACTACTATCCCGGCTGGTGGGAAGGCGGCGCCGTCGTGCACGCCTTCTTCAATCTGGAAAAGTGGAACGCGTTGCCGAAAAACTATCAGGCCATCCTTGCGGATGCCTGCGCCTTTGCCAACACCAACATGCTGGCCAAATATGACGTGAAAAACCCGCAGGCGCTGAAGGATATTGTTCAGCAGGGCGTGACGTTGCGCCCCTTCAGCCAGGAAATTCTCGAAGCCTGCTTCCAGGCGGCGACCGGCATTTATGCCGACCTTTCGAAATCGAATGATTATTTCAAGCGGATCTATGAGGATCAGGTTGCTTACAAGAAAGATGCTTATCTCTGGATGCAGCTTTCCGAATACACGTTCGATACGTTCATGATGATTCAGCAGCGAGCGGGCAAGATTTGA
- a CDS encoding gamma-glutamyl-gamma-aminobutyrate hydrolase family protein — protein MSRPIIAIPADIREFDGATWHAVQQQYVRAAVKASGLMALIVPAMEDDNDIDAILDRVDGLLVSGSATNVHPSLYGKQADENDGPFDPARDATSLPLIRRAIERAIPMLAICRGIQELNVALGGTLASEIQEQPGIWDHRKPQNVDRDTMYSIRQSVFVKEGSCIASVVGPGEVLVNSLHRQAIADTAPRLQVEAIAEDGTIEAVSVIDAKAFAVGVQWHPEYWAETDSPSRKLFVAFGDAVRDYAAAKEQPLAVPRRQSAV, from the coding sequence ATGTCCAGACCGATCATCGCCATTCCCGCCGATATCCGCGAATTCGACGGCGCGACCTGGCATGCGGTGCAGCAGCAATATGTCCGCGCCGCCGTCAAGGCCTCCGGCCTCATGGCTCTGATCGTCCCGGCGATGGAGGACGACAACGATATCGACGCCATTCTCGACCGTGTCGACGGGCTGCTGGTGTCCGGTTCCGCCACCAACGTGCATCCTTCGCTCTACGGCAAGCAAGCCGACGAGAACGACGGCCCCTTCGATCCGGCCCGCGACGCCACATCCTTGCCCCTCATCCGCCGCGCCATCGAGCGCGCCATTCCGATGCTCGCCATCTGCCGCGGCATTCAGGAACTGAATGTCGCGCTCGGCGGCACGCTTGCCAGTGAAATCCAGGAACAGCCGGGTATCTGGGATCACCGCAAGCCGCAGAATGTCGACCGCGACACGATGTATTCGATCCGCCAGAGCGTTTTCGTCAAGGAAGGCTCCTGCATCGCAAGCGTCGTCGGCCCCGGCGAGGTGCTGGTCAACTCGCTGCATCGGCAGGCAATCGCCGATACCGCGCCCCGGCTGCAAGTGGAAGCCATCGCCGAGGACGGCACGATCGAAGCCGTGTCCGTCATCGACGCCAAGGCCTTCGCCGTCGGCGTGCAATGGCATCCGGAATATTGGGCGGAAACGGATTCCCCGTCGCGCAAGCTGTTTGTCGCCTTCGGCGATGCCGTGCGCGATTATGCGGCGGCCAAGGAACAGCCGTTAGCCGTTCCCCGCCGCCAATCGGCTGTGTGA
- a CDS encoding 2-hydroxyacid dehydrogenase has translation MSDNRIAVLIPGKIHPRVLERLGGHFDVIAADRSESPQIDAGTAARVRGIAVAGGFNAAWIDAFPNIEVIANFGVGYDGIDVSHAASKGIVVTNTPDVLNDEVADTAIALLLNTLRLFPQAESWLREGRWANEGPFPLSPFSLKGRRVGIYGLGRIGQEIAKRLEPFKVKIGYHTRTPRKELAYDYYPSLKAMAEAVDTLISIVPKTAETHKVIDAEILSALGPQGVFINVGRGWSVDDDALIAALGNGTLGAAGLDVFYDEPNVPAGYLSLPNVSLLPHVASASVPTRNAMADLVADNLIEWFGKGAALTPVPETPVKPKG, from the coding sequence ATGTCCGATAACCGCATCGCCGTCCTCATTCCGGGGAAGATACATCCGCGTGTTCTTGAGAGGCTCGGCGGGCATTTCGATGTCATCGCCGCCGATCGCAGCGAAAGCCCACAGATCGATGCCGGGACTGCGGCACGCGTGCGCGGTATTGCCGTGGCCGGCGGTTTCAACGCCGCCTGGATCGATGCCTTTCCGAATATCGAGGTCATTGCCAATTTCGGCGTCGGCTATGACGGTATCGACGTCAGTCATGCCGCATCCAAGGGCATTGTCGTCACCAATACGCCTGATGTGCTGAACGACGAAGTGGCCGATACGGCGATTGCGCTGCTTTTGAACACGCTGCGCCTGTTTCCGCAGGCGGAAAGCTGGCTGCGGGAGGGACGCTGGGCGAACGAGGGGCCTTTTCCGCTTTCGCCTTTTTCGTTGAAGGGGCGGCGCGTCGGTATTTATGGCCTTGGCCGCATCGGCCAGGAGATCGCCAAGCGCCTGGAGCCGTTCAAAGTGAAGATCGGCTATCATACCCGCACGCCCCGCAAGGAACTGGCCTATGACTATTATCCGTCGCTGAAGGCGATGGCCGAGGCGGTAGATACGCTGATCAGCATCGTGCCGAAGACGGCGGAGACGCATAAGGTCATCGACGCCGAGATCCTCTCCGCGCTTGGGCCGCAGGGCGTGTTCATCAATGTCGGGCGCGGCTGGTCCGTGGATGATGATGCGTTGATTGCTGCCCTTGGAAACGGCACGCTCGGGGCGGCCGGCCTCGATGTCTTCTATGACGAGCCGAATGTTCCGGCGGGCTATCTGTCCCTGCCGAACGTTTCGCTGCTGCCGCATGTGGCGTCCGCCTCAGTGCCGACGCGCAATGCCATGGCCGATCTAGTGGCGGACAACCTCATCGAATGGTTCGGCAAGGGTGCGGCGCTGACGCCGGTGCCGGAAACCCCGGTCAAGCCAAAGGGCTGA